Proteins encoded in a region of the Candidatus Methylomirabilota bacterium genome:
- a CDS encoding DUF309 domain-containing protein, with translation MPLAPRNRLAGVILAALHDPAARDELRRLAPGEAAAAGWLLPEEASYAPLLTARARSASRALEGRPLRAPAAPLAEAVADAAALWQAGLYFEVHELLEPYWRDAAGGTREALQGLIQAAVGYQHLANGNLAGARALLAEGAGRLRGRVLAGRGLDGFAQALEECAARVEDFDWTSVPGFPG, from the coding sequence TTGCCGCTCGCGCCGAGGAATCGGCTCGCTGGGGTGATCCTGGCCGCGCTCCACGACCCGGCGGCGCGCGACGAGCTGCGGCGCCTGGCTCCCGGCGAAGCGGCCGCCGCCGGTTGGCTTCTTCCCGAAGAGGCGTCCTACGCCCCGCTCCTCACCGCGCGCGCCCGGAGTGCCAGCCGCGCGCTCGAGGGCCGGCCGCTGCGCGCGCCGGCCGCGCCGCTCGCCGAGGCGGTGGCCGACGCGGCCGCGCTCTGGCAGGCGGGGCTCTACTTCGAGGTGCACGAGCTGCTGGAGCCTTACTGGCGCGACGCCGCCGGCGGAACGCGCGAGGCGCTCCAGGGGTTGATCCAGGCGGCCGTCGGCTACCAACATCTCGCGAACGGTAATCTCGCCGGCGCTCGCGCGCTGCTTGCGGAGGGCGCGGGCCGGCTGCGCGGCCGCGTGCTCGCCGGCCGTGGGCTCGACGGCTTCGCGCAGGCACTCGAGGAATGCGCGGCGCGCGTCGAGGATTTCGACTGGACGTCGGTTCCCGGCTTTCCGGGATAG
- a CDS encoding RDD family protein, which produces MIAARPAGFWIRALAFALDVAIFLIVRASYRAVARRFLGVAAADEWTLAPMLGLFTLLFAAAYTIVLHTLFGQTIGKLVVGIRVVADGEPPPFGASLLRFCAYFASLATFGIGYAMAGLRHDKRALHDLIAGTRVERVPTALASAAPPAARPPAPAVSGPPSGAAVM; this is translated from the coding sequence ATGATCGCGGCCCGGCCCGCCGGCTTCTGGATCCGAGCGCTGGCGTTTGCCCTCGACGTCGCGATCTTCCTCATCGTGCGGGCCTCGTACCGCGCGGTCGCGAGGCGGTTCCTCGGCGTCGCCGCCGCGGACGAGTGGACGCTCGCGCCGATGCTCGGGCTCTTCACGCTGCTCTTCGCCGCCGCCTACACGATCGTCCTCCACACGCTCTTCGGCCAGACGATCGGCAAGCTCGTGGTGGGTATCCGCGTCGTGGCCGATGGCGAGCCGCCGCCGTTCGGCGCCTCGCTGCTCCGCTTCTGTGCCTACTTCGCGTCGCTCGCGACCTTCGGCATCGGCTACGCGATGGCCGGGCTCAGGCACGACAAGCGGGCGCTGCACGACCTCATCGCCGGCACGCGGGTCGAGCGCGTCCCGACGGCGCTGGCGTCCGCGGCGCCGCCCGCCGCGCGGCCGCCGGCGCCCGCGGTGAGCGGGCCGCCGAGCGGCGCCGCGGTCATGTGA
- a CDS encoding septal ring lytic transglycosylase RlpA family protein, giving the protein MTPPPEGQLKTTATDGAGPLTLDPIARRKPPLGYEEIGLASWYGHPYHGRETANGETYDMMNLTAAHQRIAFGTWLSVENLTNGRSVSVRINDRGPFVDPRILDLSYAAASVVNSVGAGVVPVRLRVIAGPTPPPGPRTPVLTLSPYAS; this is encoded by the coding sequence GTGACGCCGCCGCCCGAAGGCCAACTGAAGACCACCGCCACGGACGGGGCCGGGCCGCTGACGCTCGACCCGATCGCGCGCAGGAAGCCTCCACTCGGTTACGAGGAGATCGGGCTCGCGTCCTGGTACGGGCATCCGTACCACGGGAGGGAGACCGCGAACGGCGAGACCTACGACATGATGAACCTGACCGCCGCGCATCAGAGGATCGCGTTCGGCACGTGGCTCTCCGTCGAGAACCTCACGAACGGCCGCAGCGTCAGCGTCCGGATCAACGACCGCGGCCCCTTCGTCGATCCGCGGATCCTCGACCTCTCCTACGCCGCCGCGAGCGTCGTCAACTCGGTCGGGGCCGGCGTGGTCCCCGTCCGGCTGCGCGTGATTGCCGGGCCCACGCCCCCGCCGGGGCCGAGGACTCCCGTCCTCACGCTCAGCCCCTACGCGTCCTAG
- the glp gene encoding gephyrin-like molybdotransferase Glp has translation MISVQDGQNRVLTQITAPTPPEVLLLGQARARVLAEDVTAPFDVPPADNSAVDGYAVASADIPSSGTRELAVVAELPAGAVFEGALAPGQAVRIMTGAPMPRGADTAYPQEVVDKTARGIRVPTIKKGANVRMRGEDVQAGTVVVERGTVLRPQELGLLASLGRVEVLCHRRPRVALLSTGDEVVEPGAPRKPGQIYDANRFALAASIEGAGGEVQDLGIVPDTREDLRARLLEASAADAVVTSGGVSVGVYDLVKEVLGEIGAIDFWQVAMQPGRPLAFGRIGAAHFFGLPGNPVASMLVFMLFVRPALHKLAGRRRLFGDTFEARATEAMSKKKGRREFKRGVLQFRDGAWQVRTTGPQGSGILSSMAAGNCLIVLPEERGDVAPGETVLVEPF, from the coding sequence ATGATTTCGGTGCAGGACGGCCAGAATCGGGTCCTCACTCAGATCACGGCGCCGACGCCGCCCGAAGTCCTCCTCCTCGGCCAGGCCCGCGCCCGCGTCCTCGCCGAGGACGTGACGGCGCCGTTCGACGTTCCGCCGGCCGACAACTCCGCCGTGGACGGTTACGCCGTCGCGAGCGCCGACATCCCGTCGTCGGGGACGCGGGAGCTCGCGGTCGTCGCCGAGCTGCCGGCAGGCGCGGTCTTCGAGGGCGCGCTCGCTCCCGGCCAGGCGGTCCGGATCATGACGGGCGCGCCGATGCCCCGCGGCGCCGATACCGCCTATCCGCAGGAGGTCGTCGACAAGACGGCGCGGGGCATCCGCGTCCCGACCATCAAGAAGGGCGCGAACGTGCGGATGCGCGGCGAGGACGTCCAGGCGGGCACGGTCGTCGTCGAGCGCGGGACGGTGCTGCGGCCCCAGGAGCTCGGCCTCCTCGCCTCGCTCGGGCGCGTCGAGGTCCTCTGCCACCGCCGGCCGCGCGTCGCGCTCCTCTCCACGGGCGACGAGGTCGTCGAGCCCGGCGCGCCACGAAAGCCCGGGCAGATCTACGACGCGAACCGCTTCGCCCTCGCCGCGTCGATCGAGGGAGCCGGCGGCGAGGTGCAGGACCTCGGCATCGTGCCCGATACGCGCGAGGACCTCCGCGCGCGGCTCCTCGAGGCGAGCGCCGCCGACGCGGTCGTCACCTCGGGCGGCGTGTCGGTCGGCGTGTACGACCTCGTGAAGGAGGTGCTCGGCGAGATCGGCGCGATCGACTTCTGGCAGGTCGCGATGCAGCCCGGACGGCCGCTCGCGTTCGGCCGCATCGGCGCCGCGCACTTCTTCGGCCTGCCCGGCAACCCAGTCGCCTCGATGCTCGTGTTCATGCTCTTCGTGCGCCCGGCCCTCCACAAGCTCGCCGGCCGGCGCCGGCTCTTCGGCGACACCTTCGAGGCGCGCGCGACCGAGGCGATGTCGAAGAAGAAGGGCCGGCGCGAGTTCAAGCGCGGCGTCCTGCAGTTCCGGGACGGCGCCTGGCAGGTGCGAACCACCGGACCCCAGGGCTCGGGCATCCTCTCCTCGATGGCCGCGGGCAACTGTCTGATCGTCCTTCCGGAGGAGCGCGGCGACGTGGCTCCCGGCGAGACCGTGCTCGTCGAGCCCTTCTGA
- a CDS encoding TldD/PmbA family protein, translated as MALRIGVDLVETVKPVAETCLREAARRLPHLRYADLRLEVAEARWAAAENGTPKGSGDDESLSLGVRVLAGDRTVAPGYAGLTLGAADAPDLPRILREALERAYRRATANAEAKADAREKFGGLGEALADTRLHPVKVRRDIVPAVYRIDPRGLEPDALVRFATDVSREVAAVDPALKHNRIGALSRLSRELFASTEGACIDQAFALTQGSCSVVAVSGATSQDLYDVLGHQRGFEILLEGVDEPLVRFPPFRDFALALARESVALAAAPPLPPSDREVVVVTDPHYNTLVSHEIIGHPVELDRALKMETAYAGRSWLLADLGGHQVGRRVASPLVTAYSDPSLPGYGHYAYDHEGTPARRVVHIDRGVFQGFMNSRQTAAIFGGEPNGHWTATDAALVPLVRMSNTVFGAGTRAPEDIVKEVDRGWYFAGHRTPSIAESRENFRISARAAWEIRNGELGRLHRDGGIVADSRDYLMNVDAVGSDFRLYPIPNCGKGQPMQVKKLGNGGPTMRSRARVAGG; from the coding sequence GTGGCGCTCCGCATCGGCGTGGACCTCGTCGAGACCGTCAAGCCCGTCGCCGAGACGTGCCTGCGCGAAGCCGCGCGGCGGCTTCCCCACCTCCGCTACGCCGATCTCCGGCTCGAGGTGGCCGAGGCCAGGTGGGCGGCCGCCGAGAACGGGACGCCCAAGGGCTCGGGCGACGACGAGAGCCTGTCTCTCGGCGTCCGCGTCCTCGCGGGCGACCGCACGGTCGCGCCCGGCTACGCCGGGCTGACCCTGGGCGCCGCCGACGCGCCCGACCTCCCCCGCATCCTGCGCGAGGCCCTCGAGCGCGCGTACCGGCGCGCGACGGCGAATGCCGAGGCGAAGGCCGACGCGCGCGAGAAGTTCGGCGGCCTCGGCGAGGCGCTCGCCGACACGCGCCTCCACCCGGTCAAGGTCCGCCGCGACATCGTCCCCGCGGTGTACCGCATCGACCCACGCGGCCTCGAGCCCGACGCGCTGGTCCGCTTCGCGACCGACGTCTCGCGCGAGGTCGCCGCCGTGGACCCCGCACTCAAGCACAACCGGATCGGGGCGCTCTCGCGGCTCTCGCGCGAGCTCTTCGCCTCGACCGAGGGCGCGTGCATCGACCAGGCCTTCGCGCTGACCCAGGGCTCGTGCTCCGTCGTCGCCGTCTCCGGCGCCACGAGCCAGGACCTGTACGACGTCCTCGGCCACCAGCGCGGCTTCGAGATCCTCCTCGAGGGCGTGGACGAGCCGCTCGTGCGCTTCCCGCCCTTCCGCGACTTCGCCCTGGCGCTCGCGCGCGAGAGCGTGGCACTCGCCGCGGCGCCGCCGCTGCCCCCCTCCGATCGCGAGGTCGTCGTGGTGACGGACCCGCACTACAACACGCTCGTCTCCCACGAGATCATCGGCCACCCCGTCGAGCTCGACCGCGCGCTCAAGATGGAGACGGCCTATGCGGGACGCTCCTGGCTCCTCGCCGACCTCGGCGGCCACCAGGTCGGCCGGCGCGTGGCGTCGCCGCTCGTCACGGCCTACTCGGACCCCTCGCTCCCCGGCTACGGCCACTACGCGTACGATCACGAGGGCACGCCGGCGCGGCGCGTGGTCCACATCGACCGGGGCGTCTTCCAGGGCTTCATGAACAGCCGCCAGACGGCGGCGATCTTCGGCGGCGAGCCGAACGGCCACTGGACGGCGACGGACGCCGCGCTCGTTCCCCTGGTCCGCATGTCGAACACCGTCTTCGGCGCGGGCACGCGCGCGCCCGAGGACATCGTCAAGGAGGTGGACCGCGGCTGGTACTTCGCCGGCCACCGGACGCCCTCGATCGCCGAGAGCCGCGAGAACTTCCGGATCTCCGCGCGCGCCGCGTGGGAGATCCGGAACGGCGAGCTCGGCCGTCTCCACCGTGACGGCGGCATCGTCGCGGACAGCCGCGACTACCTGATGAACGTGGACGCGGTCGGCTCGGACTTCCGCCTCTATCCCATCCCGAACTGCGGCAAGGGCCAGCCGATGCAGGTCAAGAAGCTCGGCAACGGCGGGCCGACGATGCGGAGCCGCGCCCGCGTCGCCGGAGGCTAG
- a CDS encoding rhodanese-like domain-containing protein — translation MRGTLGVLVAAAILLLGAAPGAPPESPVSFVAVDELKALLDRGVAADIIDVRHLPEYVEMHIKGARSMPLRSVPERAGEIPKTGLVVFY, via the coding sequence GTGCGCGGGACGCTCGGCGTGCTCGTCGCGGCCGCGATCCTGCTCCTGGGCGCAGCGCCCGGAGCGCCGCCGGAGTCGCCGGTGAGCTTCGTCGCGGTGGATGAGCTCAAGGCCCTCCTCGACCGCGGCGTGGCCGCGGACATCATCGACGTCCGTCACTTGCCCGAGTACGTCGAGATGCACATCAAGGGCGCGCGCTCGATGCCGCTGCGCTCGGTCCCCGAGCGCGCGGGCGAGATCCCGAAGACCGGCCTCGTCGTCTTCTACTGA
- a CDS encoding TldD/PmbA family protein translates to MKSAAELAVATERALEYAQRQPGVSEAEVFTSANGALLARLNYTSHIPCNGVEEPKSTESCGIGIRAVFDAPDGPRVGFGSEPSDLTAAGAERALARARRTAVADPDFVSLPRPSREPRALAGYHDPRLMEVDDASLVEAGWKVVNGALRTFMASGRLAALADSDAGLRRLGLIVGGDVTILQERIAIASTHMPRVQTDETTLITAFVTAMVEAHGAKGSGASTGTRRDHFTDEAGVEAAQNAIRAIGGERVSSGEYTVIFGRQPVADLLNNIVVPACTAGAFYRSNTPFLGRLGRPVASPQLSAYDHGAMPGLVGSKGITCEGLPTGRTDLIRNGVLVGCLSNWYETQRLLHDPALGEKLGATGTAAEAALAPRNGFRFGIGGGRQFDTPPGIAASNVVVEGADPVTLDELLRTVKDGLYVGRIWYTYPINGLRAGDFTCTVVADSYIIRDGRLAAPIRANAIRINDNIAKILGNVVGITKDVRGTIVWAADEVVYAPEIAVRGVRIDAIAPFQEELD, encoded by the coding sequence ATGAAGAGCGCGGCCGAGCTCGCCGTGGCGACCGAACGCGCCCTCGAATACGCGCAGCGCCAGCCCGGCGTCAGCGAGGCCGAGGTGTTCACGTCCGCGAACGGCGCCCTCCTCGCCCGGCTCAACTACACGTCGCACATCCCGTGCAACGGCGTCGAGGAGCCGAAGTCCACCGAGTCGTGCGGGATCGGAATCCGCGCCGTCTTCGACGCGCCGGACGGGCCGCGCGTCGGCTTCGGCAGCGAGCCGAGCGATCTCACCGCCGCGGGCGCCGAGCGCGCGCTCGCGCGGGCCCGCCGGACGGCCGTCGCCGACCCCGACTTCGTCTCGCTCCCCCGCCCCTCGCGCGAGCCGCGGGCGCTCGCGGGCTACCACGACCCCCGGCTCATGGAGGTGGACGACGCGAGCCTCGTCGAGGCGGGCTGGAAGGTGGTCAATGGCGCGCTCCGGACGTTCATGGCGTCGGGGCGGCTGGCGGCCCTCGCCGACAGCGACGCGGGCCTGCGCCGGCTCGGCCTCATCGTGGGCGGCGACGTCACGATCCTCCAGGAGCGGATCGCGATCGCCTCGACGCACATGCCCCGCGTGCAGACGGACGAGACCACGCTGATCACCGCGTTCGTGACCGCCATGGTGGAGGCCCACGGCGCGAAGGGCTCCGGCGCATCCACCGGTACGCGTCGCGACCACTTCACCGACGAGGCCGGCGTCGAGGCCGCCCAGAACGCCATCCGCGCGATCGGCGGCGAGCGGGTATCGTCGGGCGAGTACACGGTGATCTTCGGCCGCCAGCCCGTCGCCGACCTCCTGAACAACATCGTCGTCCCGGCCTGCACCGCGGGCGCCTTCTACCGCTCGAACACCCCGTTCCTCGGCAGGCTCGGCCGGCCCGTCGCATCGCCGCAGCTCAGCGCCTATGACCACGGGGCGATGCCCGGGCTCGTGGGCTCGAAGGGCATCACCTGCGAGGGGCTGCCGACCGGCCGCACCGACCTGATCCGGAACGGCGTCCTCGTCGGCTGCCTCTCCAACTGGTACGAGACCCAGCGGCTCCTGCACGACCCGGCACTCGGCGAGAAGCTCGGGGCCACGGGCACGGCCGCGGAGGCCGCGCTCGCGCCGCGGAACGGCTTCCGCTTCGGCATCGGCGGCGGGCGGCAGTTCGACACGCCCCCCGGGATCGCCGCCTCCAACGTCGTGGTCGAGGGCGCCGACCCGGTGACGCTCGACGAGCTCCTGCGCACCGTGAAGGACGGCCTGTACGTCGGGCGCATCTGGTACACCTACCCGATCAACGGGCTCCGCGCGGGCGATTTCACCTGTACGGTCGTCGCCGATTCCTATATCATTCGCGATGGGCGGCTCGCGGCGCCCATCCGGGCGAACGCGATCCGGATCAACGACAACATCGCGAAGATCCTCGGCAACGTCGTCGGCATCACCAAGGACGTGCGGGGCACGATCGTCTGGGCCGCGGACGAGGTCGTGTACGCGCCCGAGATCGCCGTTCGCGGCGTCCGCATCGACGCCATCGCCCCATTCCAGGAGGAGCTCGACTGA
- a CDS encoding transketolase, whose product MGDARLEAIARECRVQIIRMLTHAGSGHPGGSLSVIDLLTAIYFGRLRHDPKRPDWPERDRVVLSKGHAVPALYTVMAKSGYFPESRLITLRKLGSPLQGHPDRTMLPGIEAATGSLGQGLSISLGLALGAKLAGSAARVYCILGDGETQEGQVWEAAMAAPKLGQPGRPLDNLCVILDYNKIQLDNFVKKILDLEPVVAKWQAFGWPVIEIDGHDMDQIEKALDQAEATKGGPTFVVANTVKGKGVSFMENDPEWHGKAPKPAEAIRAIREILGVPEPGWSDYLAKNPATRAVVDELAALEAK is encoded by the coding sequence ATGGGAGACGCTCGCCTCGAAGCGATCGCGCGCGAGTGCCGGGTCCAGATCATCCGCATGCTCACCCACGCGGGATCGGGCCACCCCGGCGGGTCGCTCTCGGTGATCGACCTCCTGACGGCGATCTATTTCGGTCGGCTCCGCCACGACCCGAAGCGTCCCGACTGGCCCGAGCGCGACCGCGTCGTCCTCTCCAAGGGCCACGCCGTCCCGGCGCTCTACACGGTGATGGCGAAGTCGGGCTACTTCCCCGAGTCCCGGCTCATCACGCTGCGGAAGCTCGGCTCGCCGCTCCAGGGCCATCCCGACCGCACGATGCTGCCCGGCATCGAGGCGGCGACCGGCTCGCTCGGCCAGGGCCTCTCGATCTCGCTCGGCCTGGCCCTCGGGGCGAAGCTCGCCGGGTCCGCGGCGCGCGTCTACTGCATCCTCGGTGACGGCGAGACCCAGGAGGGCCAGGTGTGGGAGGCCGCGATGGCCGCGCCGAAGCTCGGCCAGCCGGGTCGCCCGCTCGACAACCTCTGCGTGATCCTCGACTACAACAAGATCCAGCTCGACAACTTCGTGAAGAAGATCCTCGACCTCGAGCCCGTCGTCGCCAAGTGGCAGGCCTTCGGCTGGCCGGTCATCGAGATCGACGGCCACGACATGGACCAGATCGAGAAAGCCCTGGATCAGGCCGAGGCCACGAAGGGCGGGCCGACCTTCGTCGTCGCGAACACGGTGAAGGGCAAGGGTGTCTCCTTCATGGAGAACGACCCCGAGTGGCACGGCAAGGCGCCCAAGCCTGCGGAGGCGATCCGCGCGATCCGCGAGATCCTCGGCGTCCCCGAGCCGGGGTGGAGCGACTACCTCGCCAAGAACCCGGCGACGCGAGCCGTCGTGGACGAGCTCGCCGCCCTGGAGGCCAAGTGA